The following DNA comes from Armatimonadota bacterium.
TTCGGGATTTGTGGATATCCTCCGAGATCCGGCCCCATCATAGCCACGAATTCTCTATAGGTAAAGGCGAATTCCCAGATAAAGTTCGGGTTTCGCCCCCCACTTGGGGCCGGGCGGGGCGTACGTGGGGCTACCGTTCCGGGGCGGGAGCCCGGAGCAGGCCCTCGTCGTGCACGATCCTCCCGCCCACTATGGTGAGCACGCTCCGGATGCGCTTAAGCCCCTCGTCCGGAACCTGAAACGGATCCCGGTTCAGCACCACGAGGTCCGCCCACTTCCCCACCTCGAGGCTCCCCAGGTGTTCCTCCTCCCGCAGGAACCAGCCGTTGGCGCGGGTATACAGGCGCAGGGCCTCCTGTCGGGAGATCCGCTGCTCCTCGTTGATAGGCTCCCCCCGGGCGTTGACGCCGGTGGTGGCATAGTACATGTGCAGCCAGGGATTCATGGGCGCGATCTGCATGCCGTCCGAGCTCAGCCCCGCGGGAATTCCGCTTTCCACGATCATGCGGAAGGGGGGTCCGTTCGCTTCCCGAGTGCCCGCGAGATATCGCCACCCGGTGAGGGAGAGGCCGCCGCCCAGGGCCTTCAGCCGTTCCACCCACTCCCGGGTGATGAAGGGGACGTGCGCGAGGGTCCAGCGCAGCCCTCCAAGGGGGATCTCCCGGTCTACCTCCTCCCAGCCCCGGATGATGGCCTGGTAGTCCGTCCGGGTGAGCGAGTGGTTCTCGTTCCGCCAGCCTGCCGCGGCCACCAGGCGGGTCCCCACCCGCCAGGCTGCACCGGGCTCCGCATGGGCAAACAGCTCGAAGGGATCCCCCGCGGTGAACTCCCCGATTCCCACGGTGCGGATCCACTCGTCTCCGAAGAAGGGGAAGCTGTTGCGCAGCCGCTCCCGGAGGGTGGGAACCTCCGGGGAGAGGTCGGTGTGGAGGAAGTTGATTCGGATCCGGGCTGGCAACCGACCCTCCGCGTGCAGCTGGAAAAAGGGCCGATGCATGGTGTAGTTGTCCTCGTGCGCGGCCCCATCCTGAGGGGTGTTCGTGGCCTGAAAGGCTCCCTGGTCCAGGTGGGTGGTCACGCCGAGGCTGAGGCCGTACCGGAGGGCATCCAGGGCTCCCCGTCTGCGCTCCTCGGCGGTCAGCAGCTCCCGGCGCAGGGTGAGCAGGGCCCGGTTCGAGGCCTCCCCCGGGGCAATGCTCCCGTCCTCGCCCACGGGAATCCCCCGCTCCGCGAAGAAGCGCCGGCCGAGAGAGTTCACCACCGAGGGGCCGCTGAACCCGATGGAGAGGTAGGTGGGGTGCCGCGGCACCGCCTCGTCCAGCTCCCGTCGCGTGGGTAGGCGGCGCTCCGCGAACTGGTTGAAGTGGAACCCCCCGATGGTGGTGAGAAACGCCCCGGGCGGAACCGAGGCGGCCCGGGTCGCGAGGGTCTCCTGGACCTCCCGAATGGAGGCGCAGTTCTCCAGCGGGGTGTGATACCCGGGACGGTTTGCCATGAGGGCGATGTGGTTGTGGTTGTCTATGATTCCGGGGATGACAGCTCTCCCTTGGAGGTCGATCTGACGAGCTCCCAGGCCCTGGGCGGGGAGGGCATTGCCCACGTACGCGATACGGCCGTTCCGGATTAGCACCACGGAGGCCCGTGGATTGCGGGG
Coding sequences within:
- a CDS encoding amidohydrolase family protein, translating into MDPRNPRASVVLIRNGRIAYVGNALPAQGLGARQIDLQGRAVIPGIIDNHNHIALMANRPGYHTPLENCASIREVQETLATRAASVPPGAFLTTIGGFHFNQFAERRLPTRRELDEAVPRHPTYLSIGFSGPSVVNSLGRRFFAERGIPVGEDGSIAPGEASNRALLTLRRELLTAEERRRGALDALRYGLSLGVTTHLDQGAFQATNTPQDGAAHEDNYTMHRPFFQLHAEGRLPARIRINFLHTDLSPEVPTLRERLRNSFPFFGDEWIRTVGIGEFTAGDPFELFAHAEPGAAWRVGTRLVAAAGWRNENHSLTRTDYQAIIRGWEEVDREIPLGGLRWTLAHVPFITREWVERLKALGGGLSLTGWRYLAGTREANGPPFRMIVESGIPAGLSSDGMQIAPMNPWLHMYYATTGVNARGEPINEEQRISRQEALRLYTRANGWFLREEEHLGSLEVGKWADLVVLNRDPFQVPDEGLKRIRSVLTIVGGRIVHDEGLLRAPAPER